The DNA region TGCTCACCGTACCGCATTCCGGTCGCGCGCCTCGCCGCGGCCCAGGCTGCGATCGAGGAGCGCCGCAGCAGACGCGATTTCAAGGACGTGTGAGGCGAATCAGGCTAGCCCAGGTAGTCCTCAACCCGGATCGCGGTAACCGGGATCGAGCGGACCTGGTTGTTGCGCAGGATCTTGAGCGTAACGGTTTCGCCCGGACGATGGCGGTTGACGGCTTCGTAGAGGGTGCGGCGGTCGCGGATCTCGCGCTCGTCGGCGGCCAGCACCACGTCGCCCTGCCGCAGCCCGGCCTTGGCGCCCGGGCTGCCCGGCACCACGTCGGCGATCACGACGTGCTCGCGCAGCGTGTAGGAGAGCACCCCCAGCCATAACCGCGACGGCACGCTGACCCGTTTGCCGTGGCGTAACAGCTCGTCGCGGCTGCTGATAAAGCACTCGCCCGGGATCGCCAGGACCGCGCGGTTGAGATCGGCGAAGTTGAGGTACGAGACCCCAACTATCTGTCCGCGCGAGTTGCAGATCGGGCCGCCGTTGAGCCCGATGTTGAGCGCCGAGGCGGTGACGCAGATGCAGCGCTCGAGCACGAACTCCCACGCGGCGTCGAACGGCCCGAGATAGGTGATGTGCCCCACGTCGGCGCATCGCCGCTCTCCGCCCAGGCTCGATACCATGAAGATCTGCTGGCCGAGCGAACACTCGAGCGACGAAACCGCCTGGAGGAAGGGCAGGTCGTGGCCGTCGATCTTGAGCAGCGCCAGGTTGGTCGTGAAGTCCTGCGCCACGATCGCCGCCGGCAGCTCCTGGCCGCTGGTCAGCGTGACCGACACCTGCTGCGCCCCCATCAGCATGTAGTTGACCGTGATGATGAGGCCGTCGGAGCTGACTAGGGTGCCGGTGCCGCGGCGGTCGGTACCCAGCCCGATACCGGCCGACGGATGCGAAGAGGGCACGGCCGAATGGATACCCACCGTCGCGTGCGCAACCTTCTCCAGCAAGAACAGCGTCGCGTTCACAACTCCGCTCCGTCCGACTGCGTCTGATCGTACGCGTTATGCGCGGGACGCGCTCACACCCGGCGCGCCTGAGAGAATTTGAGCATTGTGACGGCCCGATTCAAGCCTCGGCTCCCCCGCCGATTCACATCAAGCGGCGCCCGCTTCGGCCTCTGCTGCGCCACCCGCGCTTGACTTTTGACGTACGGCGGGCCTACCCAACAATCCAGACGGAGCGCGCGCGGAGGTAGCGATGCCCCACGACCTGCTCATCAAAGGCGGCGCCATCGTTGACGGCACCGGCGCGCCGCGTTTCACCGCCGACCTCGCGGTTTCCCGCGGCCGCATCACGGCTATCGGCAGGCTCGAGGGCGCCGCGCGGCGTACGATCGACGCCGACGGGCTGGTCGTCGCGCCCGGCTTTATCGATCCGCATACCCATTACGACGCGCAGATATGCTGGGACCCGCTGGTCACGTGCTCGTCATGGCACGGCGTGACCACGGTGATCATGGGCAACTGCGGCGTGGGGCTCGCTCCGTGCAAGCCCGACGAGCACGAGGTCGCAACCTGGAACCTGGTCCACGTCGAGGCAATCCCGTACGAGGTTCTGAGCCGCGGTCTCACCTGGGATTGGGCGAGTTTTCCCGACTATATGGAGGCGGCGCGGCGGCGCGGATGCGGAATCAATCTGGGATTCCTCGCCGCGCTGAGCCCGTTTCGCCATTTCGTGATGGGCGACGAGGCGATGAGCCGCGCGGCCAGCGAGGAGGAAACGCGCGCGATTCGCGAGTTGCTGCGCGAGGCGATGGCGGCCGGCGCCTTTGGCTTCTCGCTGACCGTGATGCCGCAGCATCTGGGCTACCAGAGCCAGCCGCTGGCCTGCCGGCTTGCCGGCGACGACGAGTTGCGCGCGTATGCCGGAGTGCTCAAAGAGGCCGGCCGCGGCGCGATCGAGATCGCGCTCACTCGCCAGCCGAGCACAGTTTCCGAGCGTGAGGCCGCGCTGCTCGATCTGCTGCTCGACGCGAGCGGCCGCCCGGTGACATGGCTCAATCTGCGCGACCGCAGCGACGATCCCACCGCCTGCATGGAGACGCTGCGCAAGCTGGAGCCGCTGCTTAGGCGCGGCGCCCGTCCGCAGGTCGCGGTGCGCCCGCTCATCGTCGAGTTCCATCTGCGCAACCCTTTCCTGTTCGGCAGCATGCCGTCGGTCAAGCCGATTTTCGGCCAGCCGGTCGAGGCGCAGAAGAAGATGTACGCCGACCCCGCCTTCCGGCGCGCGTTCGCCGCCGAACTGCAACGGCGCACCGTGTTCGCCAACATCTGGGAGCGCGCGCAAATCAAGGAAGCGGTGAGCCCGGCGCTGCAATCACTGATATGGAAGACGGTGGCCGAGGCCGCGCGCGAGCGCGGGCGTGCGCACGCGGCGCTGGAGGTCTTCTTCGACCTCGCGATCGAGGACAATCTCGACATCGTTT from Candidatus Binataceae bacterium includes:
- a CDS encoding S1C family serine protease is translated as MNATLFLLEKVAHATVGIHSAVPSSHPSAGIGLGTDRRGTGTLVSSDGLIITVNYMLMGAQQVSVTLTSGQELPAAIVAQDFTTNLALLKIDGHDLPFLQAVSSLECSLGQQIFMVSSLGGERRCADVGHITYLGPFDAAWEFVLERCICVTASALNIGLNGGPICNSRGQIVGVSYLNFADLNRAVLAIPGECFISSRDELLRHGKRVSVPSRLWLGVLSYTLREHVVIADVVPGSPGAKAGLRQGDVVLAADEREIRDRRTLYEAVNRHRPGETVTLKILRNNQVRSIPVTAIRVEDYLG
- a CDS encoding amidohydrolase family protein yields the protein MPHDLLIKGGAIVDGTGAPRFTADLAVSRGRITAIGRLEGAARRTIDADGLVVAPGFIDPHTHYDAQICWDPLVTCSSWHGVTTVIMGNCGVGLAPCKPDEHEVATWNLVHVEAIPYEVLSRGLTWDWASFPDYMEAARRRGCGINLGFLAALSPFRHFVMGDEAMSRAASEEETRAIRELLREAMAAGAFGFSLTVMPQHLGYQSQPLACRLAGDDELRAYAGVLKEAGRGAIEIALTRQPSTVSEREAALLDLLLDASGRPVTWLNLRDRSDDPTACMETLRKLEPLLRRGARPQVAVRPLIVEFHLRNPFLFGSMPSVKPIFGQPVEAQKKMYADPAFRRAFAAELQRRTVFANIWERAQIKEAVSPALQSLIWKTVAEAARERGRAHAALEVFFDLAIEDNLDIVYMMPLLDMDEERVAAKFADPRTMIGISDGGAHVDMLCNAGYPTYLLGTFVREKRALTVEHAIKRITSEPADFFGIAGRGRLAPGMAADVVIFDPDTVASAIRPEIRRDLPGGGRRLVTQAEGIHCTIVNGQILFEAGQHSGALPGRVLRCAELEPQG